From Camelina sativa cultivar DH55 chromosome 20, Cs, whole genome shotgun sequence, the proteins below share one genomic window:
- the LOC104768854 gene encoding F-box protein At5g06550-like yields MPKYKNLLLTSKRRKSKSKSKKRKLTHREPESLCPERAFNQGIEEDEDETGFKLKIAAPSQEHGVQPLGNLYFNPGSVNVRNTGLGNLQILTDELVLDILGLLDATHLGLLATVTKSLYIFANHEPLWRNLVLEELKGEFLFNGSWKATYVAAHHPKFKLSGDDESNLKIIDFYSDYMFQSWLCANLEMKPKWLRRDNITRVRGISVEDFITKFEEPNKPVLLEGCLDHWPAIEKWSRDYLTQVVGDVEFAVGPVEMKLEKYFRYSDGAREERPLYLFDPKFAEKVPVLDSEYDVPVYFKEDLFGVLGNERPDYRWIIIGPAGSGSSFHIDPNSTSAWNAVVTGSKKWVLFPPDVVPPGVHPSPDGAEVACPVSIIEWFMNFYDDTKDWEKKPIECICKAGEVMFVPNGWWHLVINLEESIAITQNYVSRRNLLNVLEFLKKPNAKELVSGTNDRENLHDKFKKAIEGAYPGTIQELEKKAEEAKRVEEQRVSFWDSAKADTFKFSF; encoded by the exons ATGCCAAAGTACAAGAATCTGTTGCTAACATCGAAGCGTcgtaaatccaaatccaaatccaaaaagCGAAAGCTTACTCACCGTGAACCTGAGTCTCTGTGCCCAGAGAGGGCGTTCAATCAGggaattgaagaagatgaagatgaaacagGGTTCAAGCTCAAAATCGCAGCTCCTTCGCAAGAGCATGGTGTTCAACCACTCGGAAACCTCTATTTCAATCCTGGTTCGGTCAATGTGCGAAACACTGGGTTAGGTAATCTCCAGATACTCACTGATGAGCTCGTTTTGGATATCCTAGGTCTTCTTGACGCCACTCATTTAGGTCTTTTGGCTACTGTAACcaaatctttatatatttttgccaATCACGAGCCTCTCTGGAGGAATCTTGTCTTAGAAGAGTTGAAAGGAGAGTTTTTGTTTAATGGGTCTTGGAAAGCTACCTATGTAGCTGCTCACCATCCTAAATTCAAGTTGTCTGGAGATGATGAATCGAATTTGAAGATTATAGATTTCTATTCTGATTATATGTTTCAGAGCTGGTTGTGTGCTAATCTCGAAATGAAACCGAAATGGCTTAGAAGAGACAACATCACTCGAGTGAGAGGCATCTCTGTTGAAGATTTCATTACCAAGTTTGAGGAGCCGAATAAGCCTGTTTTGTTAGAAGGGTGTTTGGATCATTGGCCTGCTATTGAGAAATGGTCAAGAGATTATCTGACTCAAGTGGTTGGTGATGTTGAGTTCGCTGTTGGTCCAGTTGAAATGAAGCTGGAGAAGTATTTTAGGTATTCCGATGGAGCTAGAGAAGAGAGGCCCTTGTACTTGTTTGATCCCAAGTTTGCTGAGAAAGTTCCGGTTTTGGATTCGGAGTATGATGTTCCTGTTTATTTTAAAGAGGACTTGTTTGGTGTTTTGGGAAACGAGCGACCTGATTATAGATGGATCATTATTGGACCAGCTGGATCAGGATCTTCTTTCCACATTGATCCTAACTCAACATCAGCTTGGAATGCGGTGGTTACAGGTTCGAAAAAATGGGTTTTGTTCCCACCGGATGTGGTTCCTCCGGGTGTGCATCCAAGTCCTGATGGAGCTGAAGTGGCTTGTCCTGTTTCTATTATAGAGTGGTTTATGAACTTTTATGATGATACTAAGGATTGGGAAAAGAAACCTATTGAGTGTATATGCAAAGCTGGGGAGGTCATGTTTGTACCTAATGGATGGTGGCATCTCGTTATTAACCTTGAGGAATCAATTGCCATTACTCAGAATTATGTTAGCAG GAGGAATTTGTTGAATGTGTTGGAGTTTCTAAAGAAACCGAATGCTAAAGAGCTTGTCTCCGGAACAAATGACAGAGAGAATTTGCATGACAAATTCAAGAAGGCCATTGAAGGAGCTTACCCCGGGACTATTCAAGAGTTAGAGAAGAAAGCAGAAGAAGCTAAGAGAGTCGAAGAACAAAGAGTTTCTTTCTGGGACTCTGCCAAAGCTGATACTTTCAAATTCTctttctaa
- the LOC104768855 gene encoding pentatricopeptide repeat-containing protein At5g06540-like, whose amino-acid sequence MSNIVLNTLRFKHPKLALLQSCSSFFDLKIIHGFLIRTHFISDVFVASRLLALCVDDSIIFNKPTNVSGYAYGIFSQIQYPNLFVFNLLIRCFSTSAEPNRAFGFYTQMLNSRISPDNITFPFLIKASTEMECVTIGEQTHSQIVRFGFQNDVYVENSLVHMYANSGLIAAAGRIFGQMRFRDVVSWTSMVAGYCKCGMVEDAREMFDEMPHRNLFSWSIMINGYAKNNCFEKAIDLFEMMKREGLVANETVMVSVVSSCAHLGAFERGVRAHEYVVKHHMNVNLILGTALVDMYWRCGDIEKAICVFDELSEKDSLSWSSIIKGLAVHGHAHKAIHYFSQMVRLGFIPRDVTFTAVLSACSHGGLVEKGLEIYEDMKMVYGIEPRLEHYGCIVDMLGRAGKLAEAENFILEMPVKANAPILGALLGACKIYKNTEVAERVGNMLIEVKPDHSGYYVLLSNIYACAGQWERIESLRDMMKEKLVKKPPGWSLIEIDGRINKFSMGDDQKHPEMSKIKRKWEEILGKIRLIGYKGNTDDSFFDVDEEEKESAIHMHSEKLAIAYGMMKTKPGTTIRIVKNLRVCEDCHTVTKLISGVYGREFIVRDRNRFHHFRNGLCSCKDYW is encoded by the coding sequence ATGAGTAACATAGTGCTCAACACACTTCGTTTCAAACACCCGAAGCTTGCCTTACTCCAatcttgttcttccttcttCGACCTCAAGATCATCCATGGCTTTCTCATACGAACCCATTTCATCTCCGACGTCTTTGTCGCCAGTCGTCTCCTCGCTCTCTGCGTCGACGACTCCATCATCTTCAACAAACCCACAAACGTCTCGGGATATGCATACGGAATCTTCTCTCAGATTCAATACCCTAATCTATTCGTCTTCAACCTTCTCATCCGCTGCTTCTCCACTAGCGCAGAGCCTAACAGAGCTTTTGGATTTTATACCCAGATGTTGAATTCTCGGATTTCCCCAGATAACATCACGTTTCCGTTTCTGATTAAGGCGTCTACTGAGATGGAGTGCGTGACGATAGGAGAACAAACGCATTCACAGATTGTTAGATTTGGATTTCAGAATGATGTTTATGTAGAGAACTCTCTTGTTCATATGTACGCTAATTCTGGTTTGATCGCTGCTGCTGGTAGAATCTTTGGGCAAATGCGGTTTAGAGATGTGGTTTCGTGGACTTCTATGGTGGCAGGATACTGCAAATGCGGGATGGTTGAAGATGCACGAGAgatgttcgatgaaatgcctcacagaaatttattttcttggagTATCATGATCAATGGGTATGCGAAGAACAATTGTTTTGAGAAAGCCATTGACTTGTTCGAAATGATGAAAAGGGAAGGACTTGTTGCGAATGAGACGGTTATGGTGAGTGTGGTTTCTTCTTGTGCTCATTTAGGTGCGTTTGAGCGTGGAGTAAGAGCACATGAGTATGTTGTTAAACATCATATGAATGTAAATCTTATTCTTGGGACAGCTCTTGTGGATATGTATTGGAGGTGTGGGGATATAGAGAAAGCAATTTGTGTGTTTGATGAATTGTCTGAGAAGGATAGCTTGAGCTGGAGTTCTATAATCAAAGGTCTTGCGGTGCATGGACATGCTCACAAGGCAATTCATTACTTTTCACAAATGGTTAGATTAGGATTCATCCCAAGGGATGTTACTTTCACAGCTGTTCTTTCAGCTTGCAGCCATGGTGGGTTAGTTGAAAAAGGTTTAGAAATATATGAGGACATGAAAATGGTTTATGGGATTGAGCCTAGACTTGAGCATTATGGTTGCATTGTTGATATGCTTGGCCGTGCTGGAAAGCTAGCCGAAGCTGAGAACTTTATCCTTGAAATGCCGGTGAAGGCTAATGCCCCTATACTGGGAGCATTGCTTGGAGCATGTAAGATATATAAGAACACTGAGGTTGCAGAGAGAGTTGGAAACATGTTGATAGAGGTGAAGCCAGATCATAGCGGTTACTATGTTTTGCTTTCAAATATATACGCGTGTGCAGGACAATGGGAGAGAATCGAGAGCTTGAGAGACATGATGAAGGAAAAGCTTGTTAAGAAACCACCGGGGTGGAGCTTGATTGAGATTGATGGGAGAATAAACAAGTTCTCCATGGGAGATGATCAGAAGCATCCTGAAATGAGTAAGATAAAACGGAAGTGGGAAGAGATCTTGGGGAAGATAAGATTGATAGGGTATAAAGGCAACACAGATGATTCGTTTTTTGATGTAGACgaagaggagaaggagagtGCCATTCATATGCACAGCGAGAAACTTGCAATTGCGTATGGTATGATGAAGACTAAGCCTGGTACAACTATTAGGATAGTGAAGAACTTAAGGGTATGTGAGGATTGTCATACAGTAACAAAGCTTATCTCTGGGGTTTATGGTAGAGAGTTCATTGTAAGAGACCGCAACAGATTTCATCATTTTAGAAATGGATTATGTTCCTGCAAAGACTATTGGTGA
- the LOC104768858 gene encoding D-lactate dehydrogenase [cytochrome], mitochondrial-like gives MAISSRLARSKTVFSFLRQSRQLHSTPKLTVISPEKGHRRLPFWWSSSLLPLAIAASASSYAFLNYSHPSISESSSALDSRDVTIGGKGSTEPVVKGEYKEVPKELITQLKTILEDNLTTDYDERYFHGKPQNSFHKAVNIPDVVVFPRSEEEVSKILKSCNEYKVPIVPYGGATSIEGHTLAPKGGVCIDMSLMKRVKALHVEDMDVVVEPGIGWLELNEYLEEYGLFFPLDPGPGASIGGMCATRCSGSLAVRYGTMRDNVISLKVVLPNGDVVKTASRARKSAAGYDLTRLMIGSEGTLGVITEVTLRLQKIPQHSVVAVCNFPTVKDAADVAIATMMSGIQVSRVELLDEVQIRAINMANGKSLNEAPTLMFEFIGTEAYTREQTEIVQQIASKHNGSDFMFAEEPEAKKELWKIRKEALWACYAMAPGHEAMITDVCVPLSHLAELISRSKKELDASSLLCTVIAHAGDGNFHTCIMFDPSNEEQRKEAERLNHFMVHSALSMDGTCTGEHGVGTGKMKYLEKELGIEALQTMKRIKKTLDPNDIMNPGKLIPPHVCF, from the exons ATGGCTATCTCTTCAAGGTTAGCTCGCTCTAAAACAGTCTTCTCTTTTCTCCGGCAATCTCGTCAGCTTCACTCGACGCCCAAATTAACCGTGATTTCTCCGGAGAAGGGACACCGGAGACTCCCATTTTGGTGGTCGAGCTCTCTTCTTCCATTGGCAATAGCTGCTTCCGCCTCTTCTTACGCGTTCCTGAATTATTCTCATCCTTCTATCAGCGAATCATCATCGGCTTTGGATTCTAG AGATGTAACTATTGGTGGGAAAGGTAGCACTGAACCTGTAGTTAAAGGGGAATACAAGGAAGTCCCTAAGGAGCTTATTACTCAATTAAAAACAATCCTCGAG GATAACCTGACAACGGACTACGACGAGAGGTACTTCCATGGGAAGCCTCAGAACAGTTTTCACAAGGCAGTGAACATTCctgatgttgttgttttccCAAG gtctgaagaagaagtctcCAAGATTCTTAAATCCTGCAATGAATATAAG GTTCCTATTGTACCATATGGTGGGGCAACATCGATTGAGGGTCATACCCTGGCTCCAAAAGGAGGTGTATGCATTGACATGTCTCTAATGAAG AGGGTGAAAGCATTACATGTGGAGGATATGGACGTTGTTGTTGAGCCCGGCATTGGTTGGCTGGAGCTTAATGAATATTTGGAAGAATACGGTCTATTCTTTCCTCTTGATCCAG GACCTGGTGCCTCCATAGGAGGCATGTGTGCTACGCGATGCTCTGGCTCTTTAGCTGTAAG GTATGGAACTATGCGTGACAATGTTATAAGCCTTAAG GTGGTTCTTCCTAATGGAGATGTTGTGAAGACAGCTTCACGTGCCAGAAAGAGTGCTGCAGG ATACGATTTGACTCGCTTGATGATTGGGAGTGAGGGGACTTTGGGAGTCATAACTGAGGTTACTCTCCGGCTTCAGAAAATCCCACAGCATTCAGTG GTGGCAGTGTGCAATTTCCCTACAGTCAAGGATGCTGCAGATGTGGCCATTGCCACTATGATGTCTGGAATACAG GTGTCAAGAGTGGAGCTCCTTGACGAGGTTCAAATCAGGGCTATTAATATGGCAAACGGGAAAAGCTTGAATGAAGCTCCAACTTTGATGTTCGAATTTATAGGAACAG aGGCATATACACGTGAGCAGACGGAAATTGTTCAGCAGATTGCTTCGAAACACAATGgatcagattttatgtttgcaGAAGAACCTGAAGCAAAAAAAGAACTCTGGAAG ATAAGAAAGGAGGCGCTGTGGGCTTGCTATGCAATGGCGCCAGGGCATGAAGCAATGATTACg GATGTCTGTGTCCCTTTGTCTCACCTTGCAGAACTAATATCAAGATCCAAGAAAGAGCTTGATGCATCATCCTTGTTGTG TACCGTTATTGCTCATGCCGGAGATGGTAACTTCCACACGTGTATTATGTTTGATCCGAGCAATGAAGAGCAGCgaaaagaagcagaaagacTGAATCACTTTATGGTTCACAGTGCATTGTCCATGGATG GAACATGTACTGGAGAGCACGGTGTTGGAACAGGGAAAATGAAG TATCTGGAGAAGGAACTTGGAATAGAAGCACTACAAACTATGAAGAGAATTAAGAAAACGTTGGACCCAAACGATATCATGAACCCCGGAAAGTTAATTCCTCCCCATGTATGTTTCTAG
- the LOC104768853 gene encoding ABC transporter G family member 22-like has translation MSMEKPPLATGLARTRSEQLYESVAAAIKSPHGSMDANGIPATAPAAVGGGGTLSRKSSRRLMMGASPGRSGGAGTHIRKSRSAQLKLELEEVSSGAALSRASSASLGLSFSFTGFAMPPEEISDSKPFSDDEMIPEDIEAGKKKPKFQAEPTLPIFLKFKEVTYKVVIKKMTSSVEKEILTGITGSVNPGEVLALMGPSGSGKTTLLSLLAGRISQSATGGSVTYNDKPYSKFLKSRIGFVTQDDVLFPHLTVKETLTYAARLRLSKTLTREQKEQRALDVIHELGLERCQDTMIGGAFVRGVSGGERKRVSIGNEIIINPSLLLLDEPTSGLDSTTALRTIQMLHDISDAGKTVITTIHQPSSRLFHRFDKLILLGRGSLLYFGKSSEALEYFSSIGCSPLIAMNPAEFLLDLANGNINDISVPSELDDRVQVGNSGRETQTGKPSPAAVHEYLVEAYETRVAEQEKKKLMDPVPLDEEAKAKSLRLKREWGAGWWEQYCILFCRGLKERRHEYFSWLRVTQVLSTAVILGLLWWQSDMRTPRGLQDQAGLLFFIAVFWGFFPVFTAIFAFPQERAMLNKERAADMYKLSAYFLARTTSDLPLDFILPSLFLLVVYFMTGLRVSPYPFFLSMLTVFLCIIAAQGLGLAIGAVLMDLKKATTLASVTVMTFMLAGGFFVKKVPVFISWIRYLSFNYHTYKLLLKVQYQDLAESINGMRIDSGLTEVVALIVMVFGYRLLAYLSLRQMKIAT, from the exons ATGTCAATGGAAAAGCCACCGTTGGCCACCGGTTTAGCACGAACACGATCGGAGCAGCTATATGAGTCGGTGGCCGCAGCCATCAAATCACCTCACGGCTCCATGGACGCTAACGGTATCCCTGCAACGGCTCCAGCAGCCGTTGGAGGAGGAGGGACGTTATCGAGGAAATCAAGCAGGAGGCTGATGATGGGGGCGTCTCCAGGGAGGAGTGGCGGAGCCGGAACACACATAAGGAAGTCTAGGAGCGCTCAGCTAAAGCTCGAGCTAGAGGAAGTGAGCAGCGGTGCGGCTCTGAGCCGTGCTTCTAGCGCATCCCTGGGGCTTTCGTTTTCGTTCACCGGGTTCGCTATGCCGCCGGAGGAAATCTCCGACTCGAAACCGTTCAGCGACGACGAGATGATAC CGGAAGATATTGAAGCGGGAAAGAAGAAGCCTAAGTTTCAAGCAGAACCAACATTACCCATCTTTCTTAAG TTCAAGGAAGTTACGTACAAAGTGGTAATAAAGAAAATGACTTCATCTGTGGAGAAAGAGATATTAACTGGGATAACTGGGAGTGTGAATCCTGGTGAAGTTCTTGCTCTCATGGGACCTTCAGGGAGTGGCAAAACAACTCTTCTTAGCTTACTCGCTGGTCGAATCTCTCAATCCGCTACGGGAGGCTCTGTTACTTACAACGACAAGCCTTACTCTAAATTCTTGAAAAGCAG GATTGGGTTTGTGACTCAAGATGATGTTCTGTTTCCTCATCTTACCGTGAAAGAAACGCTAACCTACGCTGCTCGTTTGCGGTTATCCAAGACTCTAACGAGAGAGCAGAAAGAGCAACGAGCTTTAGATGTTATCCACGAGTTGGGTTTGGAGAG GTGCCAAGACACTATGATTGGAGGAGCATTCGTGCGTGGTGTATCAGGTGgagagaggaaaagagtttcTATTGGAAACGAAATTATCATTAATCCTTCTCTGTTACTTCTCGATGAACCAACCTCTGGTTTAGATTCCACTACTGCTCTTAGAACCATTCAGATGCTCCACGACATCTCCGAT GCGGGGAAAACAGTGATAACAACGATACATCAGCCCTCGAGTAGGCTCTTCCATAGATTTGACAAGTTGATTCTACTAGGAAGAGGAAGTCTTCTCTACTTTGGAAAATCATCAGAAGCTTTGGAGTACTTCTCTTCCATTGGATGCTCTCCTCTTATCGCCATGAACCCTGCAGAGTTTTTGCTCGATCTAGCCAACGGTAACATCAATGATATCTCTGTGCCTTCTGAGTTAGATGATAGAGTTCAAGTTGGTAATTCAGGCAGAGAAACACAAACTGGCAAGCCTTCTCCTGCTGCTGTTCATGAG TATCTTGTGGAGGCATATGAGACACGGGTTGCAgaacaggagaagaagaaactaatgGATCCTGTGCCACTAGACGAAGAAGCTAAGGCCAAAAGTTTGCGTCTTAAGCGCGAATGGGGAGCTGGCTGGTGGGAGCAATATTGCATACTGTTCTGCAGAGGGCTCAAAGAACGGCGACACGAGTACTTCAGCTGGTTGCGTGTTACACAAGTTCTTTCCACAGCTGTCATTTTAGGGCTTCTCTGGTGGCAGTCAGACATGCGGACTCCAAGAGGCCTACAAGATCAG GCCGGTTTGCTCTTCTTCATAGCTGTTTTTTGGGGATTCTTTCCTGTTTTCACAGCAATATTTGCGTTTCCGCAAGAGCGAGCGATGTTGAATAAGGAGAGAGCAGCGGATATGTATAAACTAAGCGCATATTTCCTAGCTCGAACCACAAGTGATCTCCCTCTCGACTTTATTCTaccttctctcttccttctcgtCGTCTATTTCATGACAGGTCTTCGCGTCAGCCCATATCCCTTCTTCTTGAGCATGCTCACAGTGTTCCTTTGCATCATTGCGGCTCAG GGACTCGGACTTGCTATTGGTGCCGTTTTAATGGACTTAAAGAAGGCTACGACTTTGGCTTCAGTAACAGTCATGACATTCATGCTCGCAGGAGGATTCTTTGTCAAG AAAGTGCCGGTTTTCATCTCGTGGATACGTTATCTATCTTTCAATTACCACACCTACAAGCTTCTTCTAAAAGTTCAATATCAGGACTTAGCTGAATCCATCAACGGGATGAGAATAGACAG
- the LOC104768857 gene encoding probable carboxylesterase 15 — protein MGSLGEEPQVAEDCMGLLQLLSNGTVLRSKSIDHIAQQIPFTSHQTVLFKDSIYDKPNNLHLRLYKPVSATNRAALPVVVFFHGGGFCFGSRSWPHFHNFCLTLASSLQALVVAPDYRLAPEHRLPAAFEDAEAVLLWLQDQAVSGGADHWFEGGPGVDFDRVFVVGDSSGGNIAHQLAFRLGSGSIDLTPVRVRGYVLLAPFFGGEERTKSEDGPSEALLNLDLLDKFWRLSLPKGATRDHPMANPFGPKSPRLESISIEPMLVIVGGSELLRDRAKEYAYKLKKMGGKKVDCIEFENKEHGFYSNNPSSEAAEEVLRIIGDFMNNLSYLF, from the exons ATGGGGTCACTAGGAGAAGAACCACAAGTAGCAGAAGACTGCATGGGTTTGCTTCAACTCCTAAGCAACGGTACCGTTTTAAGATCCAAGAGCATTGACCATATCGCCCAACAAATCCCATTCACAAGTCACCAAACCGTTCTCTTCAAAGACTCCATCTATGACAAACCAAACAATCTTCACCTCCGTCTCTACAAACCCGTTTCCGCCACCAACCGTGCTGCCCTCCCCGTCGTGGTCTTCTTCCACGGTGGGGGTTTCTGCTTCGGCTCACGTTCTTGGCCTCACTTTCACAACTTCTGTCTAACCCTCGCATCTTCCCTCCAAGCCCTTGTGGTCGCACCCGACTACAGGTTAGCACCCGAACACCGCCTCCCGGCTGCCTTTGAGGATGCCGAGGCGGTTCTTCTATGGCTCCAGGACCAGGCTGTTTCCGGTGGTGCGGACCACTGGTTTGAAGGTGGACCGGGCGTTGACTTCGACCGTGTTTTTGTTGTGGGTGACTCCTCCGGTGGGAACATAGCTCATCAACTAGCTTTCCGGTTGGGATCCGGTTCAATCGATTTGACACCGGTTCGGGTTCGTGGTTACGTTCTGTTGGCGCCGTTTTTTGGCGGGGAGGAGAGGACTAAGTCCGAGGATGGCCCTTCTGAAGCGTTGCTCAACTTGGATTTGCTTGACAA GTTTTGGAGATTGTCACTACCAAAAGGTGCAACAAGAGATCATCCCATGGCTAACCCTTTCGGACCGAAGAGCCCTAGACTCGAATCAATTAGCATAGAGCCAATGTTGGTTATTGTCGGTGGCTCAGAACTCTTGAGAGATAGGGCCAAAGAGTATGcatataaattaaagaagatgGGAGGGAAAAAGGTAGATTGCATTGAATTTGAAAACAAGGAGCATGGTTTCTACTCCAACAATCCATCTTCTGAGGCTGCAGAAGAAGTTCTTCGTATCATTGGAGACTTTATGAACAATTTGTCTTACTTATTTTAG
- the LOC104768856 gene encoding myosin-binding protein 7 — translation MDLAIVSSSSPRDVVRCCDCGCSCSLNDASPGTFLRSVKRKYEEFQNDKPFYIPELELDLSSSNAKVQIENELELLRETVSSQQQSIQDLYEELDEERNAASTAASEAMSMILRLQRDKAELQMELRQFKRFAEEKMEHDQQELLDLEDLVYKREQTIQAMTCEAQAYKHRMMSFGLTDTEAELDAEKGMLSRNPSMIESDYQYDLPTYDYPPIKCNVNENPGPLEADIDVDDVEKYPLNDSPHGVEHLKTLEKRISQMERNPSFTQSNGDVSGGRNYAEKLMIGQSPRRQRHFRRVSTGSSSSLLGTNRENRPDFPTESPRSNSGSFRKVEDASYAEGNSYAKGKVDSLEIGDNDMNDRVYTIDSVHHGVSQSGAAEQKFKNETVDGYAAMSPREKLSQPDLGDPDIVKLYMRLQALEADRESMKQAIMSMRTEKAQMVLLKEIAQHLSKDVVPERRLPLRKTSIVGAFSFLSLFKWITSFVLWRRKARRSKYMNGMQGNNMGLQMLLEKTPRIRQWRCLSSTQV, via the exons ATGGATTTGGCgattgtatcttcttcttcccctagGGATGTGGTTAGATGTTGTGATTGTGGATGCAGTTGCTCTCTAAACGATGCTTCTCCTGGTACTTTTCTTCGTTCTGTGAAGAGAAAATACGAGGAGTTCCAGAATGATAAACCGTTTTACATACCGGAGCTGGAACTGGACTTGTCTTCTTCCAATGCTAAAGTTCAGATCGAGAATGAATTGGAACTGTTGAGGGAGACTGTTAGCAGCCAGCAGCAATCGATTCAAGATTTGTATGAGGAGCTTGACGAAGAGAGGAATGCTGCATCTACTGCTGCGAGTGAGGCAATGTCTATGATATTGAGGTTGCAGAGGGATAAGGCTGAGCTTCAAATGGAATTGAGGCAGTTTAAGCGTTTTGCTGAGGAGAAAATGGAGCATGATCAGCAAGAGCTTTTGGATCTTGAAGATTTGGTATATAAGAGGGAGCAGACTATTCAGGCTATGACTTGTGAAGCTCAGGCTTATAAGCATAGAATGATGAGTTTCGGGCTCACTGACACTGAAGCTGAGCTTGATGCGGAGAAGGGCATGCTTAGTCGTAACCCGAGCATGATTGAAAGTGATTACCAATATGATCTCCCTACGTATGACTACCCTCCTATAAAGTGCAATGTGAATGAGAATCCAGGTCCCTTGGAAGCTGATATTGATGTTGACGATGTTGAAAAGTACCCACTGAATGATTCACCTCATGGCGTAGAACATTTGAAGACTTTGGAAAAAAGAATCAGTCAGATGGAGAGAAACCCTAGCTTTACTCAGTCTAATGGTGATGTATCTGGTGGGAGAAATTATGCGGAGAAGTTGATGATTGGTCAGAGTCCTAGGCGTCAGAGACATTTCAGGAGGGTGTCCACTGGTAGCTCAAGTTCACTATTGGGAACAAACAGGGAAAATAGACCTGATTTTCCCACTGAGTCACCAAGGTCCAACAGTGGGAGCTTCAGGAAAGTGGAAGATGCCTCGTATGCAGAGGGTAATTCCTATGCAAAGGGTAAGGTTGACTCATTAGAAATAGGAGATAATGACATGAATGATAGAGTTTATACCATTGACTCTGTGCATCACGGCGTATCTCAGAGTGGTGCTGCTGAGCAAAAGTTTAAGAATGAGACAGTTGATGGTTATGCTGCAATGTCTCCGAGAGAAAAATTGAGTCAGCCGGATCTTGGTGATCCTGATATAGTGAAACTCTACATGAGGCTTCAAGCACTAGAGGCTGACAGGGAATCAATGAAACAAGCGATTATGTCGATGAGGACTGAGAAAGCTCAAATGGTTCTTTTGAAAGAAATTGCTCAACATCTCTCAAAGGATGTTGTCCCAGAACGGAGATTGCCACTGCGGAAAACATCTATTGTTGGAGCATTCAGTTTCCTATCTCTCTTCAAg TGGATCACATCTTTTGTTCTCTGGAGAAGGAAGGCTCGCCGAAGCAA ATACATGAACGGAATGCAAGGGAACAACATGGGGTTACAAATGCTTCTAGAAAAGACTCCTCGGATACGGCAATGGAGATGCCTCTCAAGCACACAAGTGTGA